A window of Proteus columbae contains these coding sequences:
- a CDS encoding SlyX family protein — MDIKEVERLLIQLESKVAFQDATIEELNQVVTQQQIEISRFKEALKIVSERLKNSQTSILARPEDETPPPHY, encoded by the coding sequence ATGGATATTAAGGAAGTAGAGCGATTGCTCATTCAATTAGAAAGCAAAGTTGCTTTCCAAGACGCGACTATTGAAGAATTAAATCAGGTGGTCACACAGCAGCAAATTGAAATCAGCCGCTTTAAAGAAGCCTTAAAAATTGTTTCTGAGCGCCTAAAAAATTCTCAAACCTCAATACTTGCTAGACCCGAGGATGAAACGCCCCCACCTCACTATTAA
- the fkpA gene encoding FKBP-type peptidyl-prolyl cis-trans isomerase, with amino-acid sequence MKSLLKTTLLATSLAFAFSAPHAFAEETAVAKVPTLNSAFKTQNEQNAYALGASMGRYMEAALQEQKNIGITLDSKQLLAGVQDAFNSKSKLSDSEIELTLAAFEDQVRTAATAKMEKEATENKTAGDKFRTEFAAEKGVVKTKSGLLYLVENPGKGKTPTDADRVTVNYKGMLIDGKQFDSSYDRNEPLTISLKSVIPGWTEGMKYIKEGGKIKLVIPPELGYGQRATSGIPANSTLVFEVELLSVESDK; translated from the coding sequence ATGAAATCTTTATTAAAAACGACGTTGCTGGCAACCAGTTTAGCTTTCGCATTCAGTGCACCTCATGCATTCGCTGAAGAAACAGCAGTAGCTAAAGTGCCAACACTAAATAGCGCATTTAAAACTCAAAATGAGCAAAATGCCTATGCGTTAGGCGCGTCGATGGGTCGCTATATGGAAGCTGCATTACAAGAACAAAAAAATATTGGTATTACTTTAGATTCTAAACAACTGTTAGCAGGTGTTCAGGATGCATTTAATAGTAAATCAAAATTATCAGACTCTGAAATTGAATTAACGTTAGCTGCTTTTGAAGATCAAGTCCGTACTGCTGCAACAGCAAAAATGGAAAAAGAAGCGACTGAGAATAAAACTGCGGGTGATAAATTCCGTACAGAGTTTGCAGCGGAAAAAGGTGTGGTAAAAACCAAATCAGGTTTACTGTATTTAGTTGAAAATCCTGGTAAAGGTAAGACACCAACAGATGCTGATCGCGTTACTGTAAACTACAAAGGCATGCTGATTGATGGTAAACAATTTGATAGCTCTTATGATCGTAACGAACCTCTGACAATTAGCCTGAAAAGCGTTATTCCTGGCTGGACTGAAGGTATGAAGTACATCAAAGAAGGCGGTAAAATCAAGTTAGTTATTCCACCAGAATTAGGCTACGGACAACGTGCGACAAGTGGTATTCCAGCTAACTCAACATTAGTCTTTGAAGTTGAATTACTGAGTGTTGAAAGCGATAAGTAA
- a CDS encoding YheV family putative zinc ribbon protein, with protein sequence MSATRKRFIAGAVCPHCKAQDTLKMWREDKVDIVECAKCGHQQRQTEGEVNSLVRENEQVIGIFTPQ encoded by the coding sequence ATGTCTGCAACCCGTAAACGCTTTATCGCAGGAGCCGTGTGTCCACACTGTAAAGCTCAAGATACACTCAAAATGTGGCGTGAAGATAAAGTAGATATTGTGGAATGTGCAAAATGTGGCCACCAGCAACGGCAAACAGAGGGTGAAGTTAACTCACTTGTTCGTGAAAATGAACAAGTCATTGGGATCTTTACACCACAATAA
- the slyD gene encoding peptidylprolyl isomerase yields the protein MKVANDLVVSLAYQVRSEDGVLVDESTVSAPLDYLHGRGSLISGLENALTGREVGEKFDVEVASDDAYGQYDENLVQRVPKDVFVGVDELEVGMRFLADTDQGPVPVEITGIEGDEVIVDGNHMLAGQNLKFHVEIVAIREATEEELAHGHVHGEEEEHECCGGHGHGEEGGCCGGGHGHGHGHSHGEEGGCCGGGGHGHGGHGHGNGGCGCQH from the coding sequence ATGAAAGTAGCAAACGACTTGGTAGTTAGTCTGGCTTATCAAGTAAGATCAGAAGACGGTGTTTTAGTTGATGAGTCCACGGTGAGCGCACCGTTAGACTATCTGCATGGCCGTGGTTCTTTAATCAGTGGTTTAGAAAATGCATTAACAGGTCGCGAAGTCGGTGAAAAATTCGACGTAGAAGTTGCTTCTGATGATGCATATGGTCAATACGACGAAAACTTAGTTCAACGCGTACCGAAAGATGTTTTTGTGGGTGTTGATGAGTTAGAAGTTGGTATGCGTTTTCTTGCTGATACCGATCAAGGTCCAGTACCAGTAGAAATCACAGGTATTGAAGGTGACGAAGTTATCGTTGATGGTAACCACATGTTAGCAGGTCAAAACCTGAAGTTTCATGTTGAAATCGTTGCAATTCGTGAAGCGACTGAAGAAGAATTAGCTCACGGTCACGTACACGGTGAAGAAGAAGAGCACGAATGTTGTGGTGGCCACGGTCACGGTGAAGAAGGCGGATGCTGTGGCGGCGGTCACGGTCATGGTCATGGTCATTCACACGGTGAAGAAGGTGGATGCTGCGGTGGCGGCGGTCATGGTCACGGTGGTCACGGCCACGGCAATGGCGGTTGTGGTTGCCAGCACTAA
- the fusA gene encoding elongation factor G, giving the protein MARQTPIARYRNIGISAHIDAGKTTTSERILFYTGVNHKIGETHEGSATMDWMEQEQERGITITSAATTAFWSGMAKQFEPHRVNIIDTPGHVDFTIEVERSMRVLDGAVMVYCAVGGVQPQSETVWRQANKYHVPRIAFVNKMDRMGANFLRVVEQIKTRLAANPVPLQIPVGAEEDFTGVVDLIKMKAIRWNEEDQGVTFEYEDIPANLQDLAEEWHNNLVESAAEASEDLMDKYLGGEELTEAEIKAALRKRVLDNEIILVTCGSAFKNKGVQAMLDAVIEYLPAPTDVPAIKGILPDGKDTPAERHSSDEEPFSSLAFKIATDPFVGNLTFFRVYSGVINSGDTVLNPVKDKKERFGRIVQMHANKREEIKEVRAGDIAAAIGLKDVTTGDTLCAIDAPIILERMEFPEPVISVAIEPKTKVDQEKMGIALNRLAQEDPSFRVSSDEETGQTIIAGMGELHLDVLVDRMRREFKVEANVGKPQVAYRETIRDTVTDIEGKHAKQSGGRGQYGHVVIDLSPLPAGGEENYVFINDIVGGVIPKEFIPAVDKGIQEQLKSGPLAGYPVVDIQARLHYGSYHDVDSSEIAFKIAASMAFKDGFMKAKPILLEPVMKVEIETPEDYMGDVIGDLNRRRGMVEGMDDLPTGKIIRAQVPLAEMFGYATDLRSQTQGRASYSMEFLKYNEAPSNVAQAIIEARKAK; this is encoded by the coding sequence ATGGCTCGTCAAACCCCCATAGCACGCTACCGTAATATCGGTATCAGTGCGCACATCGATGCCGGTAAAACCACTACAAGTGAACGTATTCTGTTTTATACCGGTGTAAACCATAAAATTGGTGAAACTCACGAAGGTTCAGCAACAATGGACTGGATGGAGCAGGAGCAGGAACGTGGTATTACTATCACATCCGCAGCAACTACTGCATTCTGGTCTGGTATGGCTAAACAGTTCGAGCCTCACCGTGTAAACATCATCGACACCCCAGGTCACGTTGACTTCACAATCGAAGTAGAACGTTCTATGCGTGTTCTTGATGGCGCGGTTATGGTTTACTGTGCAGTTGGTGGTGTTCAGCCTCAGTCAGAAACAGTATGGCGCCAGGCTAACAAATATCATGTACCACGTATCGCGTTCGTTAACAAAATGGACCGTATGGGTGCAAACTTCCTGCGTGTTGTTGAACAAATCAAAACACGTCTGGCAGCAAACCCAGTTCCACTGCAAATCCCAGTAGGCGCTGAAGAAGATTTCACCGGTGTTGTTGACTTAATTAAAATGAAAGCAATCCGTTGGAATGAAGAAGACCAAGGTGTTACTTTCGAATACGAAGACATTCCTGCAAATCTGCAAGATTTAGCTGAAGAATGGCACAACAACCTGGTTGAATCTGCTGCTGAAGCATCAGAAGACCTGATGGACAAATATCTGGGCGGTGAAGAACTAACAGAAGCAGAAATTAAAGCTGCTCTGCGTAAACGCGTTCTAGATAACGAAATTATCCTGGTTACCTGTGGTTCTGCATTTAAGAACAAAGGTGTTCAGGCAATGCTGGATGCGGTAATTGAATACCTGCCAGCACCAACAGATGTACCTGCAATCAAGGGTATTTTACCAGATGGTAAAGATACTCCAGCAGAACGTCATTCAAGCGACGAAGAGCCATTCTCATCTCTGGCATTCAAAATCGCAACTGACCCATTTGTTGGTAACTTAACATTCTTCCGTGTGTACTCTGGTGTGATTAACTCAGGTGACACAGTTCTGAACCCGGTTAAAGACAAAAAAGAACGTTTTGGCCGTATTGTTCAGATGCATGCTAATAAGCGTGAAGAAATTAAAGAAGTTCGTGCGGGCGACATCGCTGCTGCTATCGGTCTGAAAGACGTAACTACTGGTGATACTCTGTGTGCGATTGATGCACCAATCATCTTAGAACGTATGGAATTCCCAGAGCCAGTAATCTCTGTTGCTATCGAACCTAAGACTAAAGTTGACCAAGAAAAAATGGGTATCGCTCTGAACCGTCTGGCTCAAGAAGATCCATCTTTCCGCGTATCAAGCGACGAAGAAACTGGTCAAACTATCATTGCTGGTATGGGTGAACTGCACTTAGACGTGTTAGTTGACCGTATGCGTCGTGAATTTAAAGTTGAAGCGAACGTAGGTAAACCACAGGTTGCTTACCGTGAAACTATTCGTGATACAGTAACTGATATCGAAGGTAAGCACGCGAAACAATCTGGTGGTCGTGGTCAGTATGGTCATGTTGTTATCGACCTGTCTCCATTACCAGCAGGTGGTGAAGAGAACTACGTATTTATCAACGATATCGTTGGTGGTGTAATTCCTAAAGAATTCATCCCAGCTGTTGATAAAGGTATTCAAGAACAGCTGAAATCTGGTCCATTAGCAGGTTACCCTGTTGTGGATATTCAGGCTCGTTTACATTATGGTTCTTACCATGATGTTGACTCCTCAGAAATCGCGTTTAAAATTGCCGCATCAATGGCATTTAAAGACGGCTTCATGAAAGCTAAGCCAATTCTGCTTGAGCCAGTCATGAAAGTTGAGATTGAAACGCCAGAAGATTACATGGGCGACGTTATCGGTGACTTAAACCGTCGTCGTGGTATGGTTGAAGGTATGGACGATCTGCCTACCGGTAAGATCATCCGTGCTCAAGTACCACTGGCTGAGATGTTCGGTTATGCAACTGACCTGCGTTCACAAACTCAGGGTCGTGCTTCTTACTCTATGGAGTTCTTGAAGTACAACGAAGCGCCTAGCAACGTCGCTCAGGCTATTATCGAAGCTCGTAAAGCGAAATAA
- the tusD gene encoding sulfurtransferase complex subunit TusD, which translates to MSSLTYCLVVTGPHYGTEQASSAYLFANALIEKGHQIAQIFFYREGVVNANKLVSPANDEFDLPKAWVTLAKKHQIPLHVCVAAALRRGIIDEQQAKEQEMDSYNMAPEFELSGLGSLAQAMLTCSRVVQF; encoded by the coding sequence ATGAGTTCCTTGACATATTGTTTAGTGGTTACGGGGCCTCATTACGGAACTGAACAAGCTTCAAGTGCCTATTTATTCGCAAATGCCCTTATTGAAAAAGGGCATCAGATTGCACAAATCTTCTTCTATCGGGAAGGTGTTGTGAACGCTAATAAATTGGTATCGCCTGCAAATGATGAATTTGATCTTCCTAAAGCGTGGGTTACCTTGGCGAAAAAACATCAAATCCCCTTGCATGTTTGTGTTGCTGCCGCATTACGTAGAGGAATTATCGATGAGCAGCAGGCCAAAGAGCAGGAAATGGATAGCTATAACATGGCGCCCGAATTTGAGTTAAGTGGTTTGGGTTCACTGGCTCAAGCGATGTTGACCTGTTCCCGTGTGGTGCAATTTTAA
- the rpsL gene encoding 30S ribosomal protein S12, with the protein MATINQLVRKSRSSKVVKSNVPALEACPQKRGVCTRVYTTTPKKPNSALRKVCRVRLTNGFEVSSYIGGEGHNLQEHSVILIRGGRVKDLPGVRYHTVRGALDCSGVKDRKQARSKYGVKKPKA; encoded by the coding sequence ATGGCAACTATTAATCAGCTGGTACGCAAATCTCGTAGCTCGAAAGTTGTTAAAAGCAACGTTCCAGCTCTGGAAGCTTGCCCGCAAAAACGTGGCGTATGTACTCGTGTATATACTACCACTCCAAAAAAACCAAACTCAGCACTGCGTAAAGTATGCCGTGTGCGTTTGACTAACGGTTTCGAAGTTTCTTCCTACATCGGTGGTGAAGGCCACAACTTGCAGGAGCACTCCGTAATCTTAATCCGTGGTGGTCGTGTTAAAGACTTACCAGGTGTGCGTTACCACACTGTTCGCGGCGCGCTGGACTGTTCTGGTGTTAAAGACCGTAAACAAGCTCGTTCTAAGTACGGTGTGAAGAAGCCAAAGGCTTAA
- a CDS encoding IS3 family transposase (programmed frameshift) produces the protein MKPITKRTQRDYSLAFKLQLVDQVEKGEITYKQAQDRYGIQGCSTVLVWLRKHGRLDWSNGTPDTFYRGSAMTQSSEQQTPEQRIKILEKELEEARLKSDFFEAVVKVMDRDFGGSFVKKAQSRVIKEKTVKNLTVTIACRFMQISRQAYYKRLDRTEERKKADSAIIDAVKSERVLQPRLGGRKLHFILKQKQMVIGRDRLFSLLKEHQLLVPNKRAYHRTTLSHHRFYRHPNLIKSGFIPTQPEQLWVADITYLSTHEGDTYLSLITDAYSRKIVGYHLDNNMKTSSVKKSLVQALKKRTSTTSLIHHSDRGIQYCSSEYQEIHKEHNIQCSMTDGYDCYQNALAERINGILKMEYLLIKPSNLEQARKLVEESIQLYNEKRPHLSLNYKTPDEVHRAFYA, from the exons ATGAAACCAATCACTAAACGAACTCAACGCGATTATTCTCTCGCTTTTAAATTACAGCTTGTTGACCAAGTTGAAAAAGGCGAAATAACCTATAAACAAGCCCAAGATCGCTATGGTATACAAGGATGCTCTACTGTTTTAGTTTGGCTTCGTAAGCATGGTAGGTTAGATTGGTCAAACGGTACCCCTGATACTTTTTATAGAGGTTCAGCTATGACCCAATCTTCTGAACAACAAACGCCGGAACAACGCATTAAGATCCTTGAAAAGGAACTTGAAGAGGCTCGGCTTAAATCCGATTTCTTCGAAGCAGTGGTTAAAGTCATGGATAGAGACTTTGGAG GTTCGTTTGTCAAAAAAGCGCAAAGCCGAGTTATTAAAGAAAAAACGGTTAAAAACCTCACCGTAACAATTGCTTGCCGTTTTATGCAGATCAGCCGACAGGCTTATTACAAGAGACTGGATAGAACTGAGGAACGAAAGAAAGCCGATTCGGCCATCATTGATGCTGTTAAATCTGAACGAGTCTTACAACCTCGACTGGGTGGGCGTAAATTACATTTTATTTTAAAGCAAAAACAGATGGTTATTGGTCGTGATCGGCTATTTTCTTTATTGAAGGAACATCAGTTACTGGTGCCTAATAAACGGGCTTATCATCGAACAACCTTAAGCCATCATCGTTTTTATCGGCATCCAAATTTAATTAAGTCAGGGTTTATCCCCACACAACCAGAACAGCTTTGGGTAGCAGATATTACCTATTTATCGACGCATGAAGGTGATACTTATTTAAGTTTAATTACGGATGCGTATTCACGAAAAATCGTGGGATATCATTTAGATAACAATATGAAAACAAGTTCAGTGAAGAAATCGTTGGTTCAGGCGTTAAAAAAACGGACTTCGACAACTTCGTTAATCCATCATTCAGATCGAGGAATACAGTATTGTTCTTCAGAATATCAGGAGATACATAAAGAGCATAATATTCAATGCTCTATGACTGATGGGTATGATTGTTATCAAAATGCCTTAGCAGAACGAATTAATGGAATATTAAAAATGGAGTATCTACTGATAAAACCGAGTAATCTGGAACAAGCAAGAAAATTAGTAGAAGAATCAATCCAACTCTATAATGAAAAACGGCCACACTTATCGTTAAACTATAAAACGCCCGATGAAGTACATCGAGCGTTTTATGCCTGA
- a CDS encoding helix-turn-helix transcriptional regulator — MSSPLFNGDSSEFEKLDSRPFTQTDHEILKSYEAAVDGLAMLIGNHCEIVLHSLEDLKCSAVKIANGEHTGRKIGSPITDLALQMLHDITDEDSSFSKAYFTRAKSGALMKSITIAIRNRERRVIGLLCINMNLDVPFSEIIKTFIPEETHDVASDVNFASSVDDLVAQTLEFTIEEVNNDREVANNAKNKQVVLSLYEKGIFDIKDAINQVADRLNISKHTVYLYIRQFKNGE, encoded by the coding sequence ATGTCTAGCCCGTTATTTAATGGTGACAGCAGCGAGTTTGAAAAATTAGATAGCCGACCTTTTACTCAAACTGATCACGAAATACTAAAGTCCTATGAAGCTGCCGTGGATGGTTTGGCAATGCTCATCGGCAATCATTGCGAAATTGTATTGCACTCTCTGGAAGATTTGAAATGTTCAGCGGTTAAAATCGCGAATGGAGAACATACTGGTCGTAAGATTGGTTCTCCAATTACCGATTTGGCATTACAAATGTTACATGACATCACAGATGAAGATTCAAGTTTTTCAAAGGCTTATTTTACCAGAGCAAAAAGTGGTGCATTGATGAAGTCAATCACGATTGCCATTCGTAATCGTGAACGTCGTGTCATTGGTTTATTGTGTATTAATATGAACCTTGATGTTCCATTCTCTGAAATAATCAAAACCTTTATTCCTGAAGAAACACATGACGTTGCATCTGATGTTAACTTTGCCTCATCTGTTGATGATTTAGTGGCTCAAACGTTAGAGTTCACGATTGAAGAAGTAAATAATGATCGTGAAGTTGCGAATAATGCTAAGAATAAACAAGTTGTGTTAAGCCTTTATGAGAAAGGTATTTTTGATATTAAAGATGCTATTAATCAGGTTGCAGACCGCTTAAATATCTCAAAACATACTGTGTATCTCTATATTCGCCAGTTTAAAAACGGAGAATAA
- a CDS encoding DMT family transporter, whose protein sequence is MYLGQYWAKFGPTTLFVLLWSSGAIFSRWGLDNGSSFAILTWRFIIALAFLSFLCIQRHRFLPPKGSRLKTAWVGLLIIGGYSICYLLALANSITPGMLATIMGVQPIITLWIIERNFTATRLLGLLIALAGLVLVVAQSLFNTALSLTGMIYALVALLCMSFGAISQKKLQLAPMDALPLQYVVSLMLCLLFVPFQPFHASFDIGFVIPVLWLAVIISVVAQLLLYRLLTAGNLVNVTSLFYLVPGVTALMDYIFLGNKMSWLSLAGMGAIIVGLLFVFKKPKAIIVEEAID, encoded by the coding sequence ATGTACTTAGGTCAATATTGGGCAAAATTCGGCCCGACGACATTATTCGTTTTATTATGGAGCAGTGGTGCTATTTTTTCTCGCTGGGGATTAGATAATGGTAGCTCATTTGCTATTTTAACTTGGCGCTTTATTATCGCTTTAGCATTTCTCTCTTTTTTGTGTATTCAACGCCATCGCTTTTTGCCCCCAAAAGGAAGTCGTTTAAAAACGGCATGGGTCGGCTTATTGATTATTGGTGGTTATTCCATCTGTTATCTTTTAGCACTCGCTAATAGCATTACACCAGGAATGTTAGCCACAATTATGGGCGTTCAGCCGATTATTACACTATGGATAATAGAACGTAATTTTACCGCGACACGGCTATTAGGGCTTTTAATCGCCTTGGCAGGATTAGTGTTAGTGGTTGCTCAAAGCCTATTTAATACAGCCCTTTCATTAACGGGAATGATTTACGCGTTAGTTGCACTACTTTGTATGAGCTTCGGTGCAATCTCACAGAAAAAATTGCAATTAGCGCCAATGGATGCTCTACCGCTACAATATGTTGTTAGCCTTATGTTGTGCTTGTTATTTGTGCCATTCCAGCCTTTTCACGCCTCATTCGACATTGGCTTTGTCATTCCTGTACTTTGGCTTGCTGTTATTATTTCTGTTGTTGCTCAATTACTGCTATACCGCTTACTCACAGCAGGTAATTTAGTTAACGTCACGAGCTTATTTTATTTAGTACCTGGCGTGACAGCATTAATGGATTACATCTTCTTAGGTAATAAAATGTCTTGGCTAAGTTTAGCGGGAATGGGTGCAATCATTGTGGGCTTATTGTTTGTTTTTAAAAAGCCCAAAGCCATTATTGTAGAAGAGGCGATAGACTAA
- the tuf gene encoding elongation factor Tu, producing the protein MSKEKFERSKPHVNVGTIGHVDHGKTTLTAAITTVLAKTYGGSARAFDQIDNAPEEKARGITISTSHVEYDTPSRHYAHVDCPGHADYVKNMITGAAQMDGAILVVAATDGPMPQTREHILLGRQVGVPYIIVFLNKCDMVDDEELLELVEMEVRELLSQYDFPGDDTPVIRGSALKALEGEAEWEAKIVELAEALDSYIPEPERAIDKPFLLPIEDVFSISGRGTVVTGRVERGVIKVGEEVEIVGIKPTTKTTCTGVEMFRKLLDEGRAGENVGVLLRGTKREEIERGQVLAKPGSIKPHTKFESEVYILSKDEGGRHTPFFKGYRPQFYFRTTDVTGTIELPEGVEMVMPGDNINMIVELIHPIAMDDGLRFAIREGGRTVGAGVVAKVLG; encoded by the coding sequence GTGTCTAAAGAAAAATTTGAACGTTCAAAACCGCACGTTAACGTTGGTACTATCGGCCACGTTGACCACGGTAAAACAACTCTGACTGCTGCAATCACTACAGTTTTAGCTAAAACTTATGGTGGTTCTGCTCGTGCATTCGATCAAATCGATAACGCACCAGAAGAAAAAGCTCGTGGTATCACCATCTCTACTTCACACGTAGAATATGACACTCCAAGCCGTCACTACGCACACGTAGACTGCCCAGGTCACGCCGACTATGTTAAAAACATGATCACAGGTGCTGCGCAAATGGACGGAGCTATCCTGGTTGTTGCTGCGACTGATGGCCCAATGCCACAAACTCGTGAGCACATCCTGTTAGGTCGTCAGGTTGGTGTTCCTTACATCATCGTATTCCTGAACAAATGTGACATGGTAGATGATGAAGAGTTACTGGAATTAGTAGAAATGGAAGTTCGTGAACTTCTGTCTCAGTACGATTTCCCAGGTGACGACACTCCAGTAATCCGTGGTTCAGCGCTGAAAGCACTGGAAGGCGAAGCTGAGTGGGAAGCGAAAATTGTTGAATTAGCAGAAGCACTGGATTCATACATCCCAGAACCAGAGCGTGCAATTGACAAACCATTCCTGTTACCAATCGAAGACGTATTCTCAATCTCAGGCCGTGGTACAGTAGTAACAGGTCGTGTTGAGCGTGGTGTTATCAAAGTTGGTGAAGAAGTTGAAATCGTTGGTATCAAACCAACAACTAAAACAACTTGTACTGGCGTTGAAATGTTCCGTAAATTACTTGACGAAGGTCGTGCAGGTGAGAACGTTGGTGTTCTTCTGCGTGGTACTAAACGTGAAGAAATCGAACGTGGACAAGTTCTGGCTAAACCAGGTTCAATCAAGCCACACACTAAATTCGAATCAGAAGTTTATATTCTGAGCAAAGATGAAGGTGGTCGTCACACTCCATTCTTCAAAGGCTACCGTCCACAGTTCTACTTCCGTACAACTGACGTAACTGGTACTATCGAATTACCAGAAGGCGTAGAAATGGTAATGCCAGGTGACAACATCAACATGATCGTTGAACTGATTCACCCAATCGCGATGGACGACGGTTTACGTTTCGCTATCCGTGAAGGTGGCCGTACAGTAGGTGCGGGCGTTGTTGCTAAAGTATTAGGTTAA
- the secE gene encoding preprotein translocase subunit SecE → MSANSGAQDSKRGGDIAKWIITVLLLAVAVGGNYLYREFNLALRALAVVALFVAAGGIALWTTQGKATLAFAREARIEMRKVVWPTRQETLQTTLIVAAVTAIVSLVLWGLDGILVRFVSFITGL, encoded by the coding sequence ATGAGTGCGAATAGCGGAGCTCAAGATAGCAAGCGCGGTGGTGATATCGCTAAGTGGATCATTACCGTTTTATTGCTGGCAGTAGCAGTGGGTGGCAACTATCTTTACCGTGAATTTAACCTAGCGTTGCGAGCTTTAGCTGTTGTTGCTTTGTTCGTAGCAGCAGGTGGGATCGCGTTGTGGACAACACAAGGTAAAGCAACGTTAGCATTTGCTCGTGAAGCGCGTATTGAAATGCGTAAAGTAGTATGGCCAACACGTCAAGAAACATTGCAGACAACCCTGATTGTTGCTGCGGTGACGGCTATTGTGTCATTAGTTCTTTGGGGACTGGATGGCATTCTGGTTCGTTTTGTTTCATTTATTACTGGCCTGTGA
- the tusC gene encoding sulfurtransferase complex subunit TusC: MKKMNSIAFLFTQAPHGNSAGREGLDALLATSALTEDIGVFFISDGVFQLVENQQPEGVLSRHHAATFKVLPLYDVTNVYISQKDIAHRGLSSQTSFVLDAQVISQQDITQKLSEYDVVLRF, translated from the coding sequence ATGAAGAAAATGAATTCGATCGCATTCCTTTTTACTCAAGCACCTCATGGTAATAGTGCAGGGCGAGAAGGTTTAGATGCATTACTCGCAACCTCGGCATTAACAGAAGATATTGGTGTTTTTTTTATCTCTGATGGTGTGTTTCAACTCGTTGAAAATCAACAACCTGAAGGGGTTTTGTCACGTCATCATGCTGCAACATTTAAAGTGCTACCCTTGTATGATGTGACAAACGTCTATATATCACAGAAAGACATAGCTCATCGTGGATTATCCTCTCAAACTTCTTTTGTATTGGATGCACAGGTGATATCCCAACAAGATATTACTCAAAAATTGAGTGAATATGATGTGGTATTGCGCTTTTAA
- the rpsG gene encoding 30S ribosomal protein S7, producing the protein MPRRRVIGQRKILPDPKFGSELLAKFVNILMVDGKKSTAESIVYNALETLAQRSGKTELEAFEIALDNVRPTVEVKSRRVGGSTYQVPVEVRPVRRNALAMRWIVEAARKRGDKSMALRLANELSDAAENKGAAVKKREDVHRMADANKAFAHYRW; encoded by the coding sequence ATGCCACGTCGTCGTGTAATTGGTCAACGTAAAATTCTGCCAGATCCTAAGTTCGGATCAGAACTGCTGGCTAAATTTGTAAACATTCTGATGGTAGACGGTAAAAAATCTACTGCAGAGTCTATCGTATATAATGCGCTTGAGACCCTGGCTCAGCGTTCAGGCAAAACTGAACTGGAAGCGTTCGAAATCGCATTAGATAACGTACGTCCTACTGTGGAAGTTAAATCCCGCCGTGTTGGTGGTTCAACTTACCAAGTTCCAGTTGAAGTACGCCCAGTTCGTCGTAATGCATTAGCAATGCGTTGGATTGTTGAAGCTGCTCGTAAACGCGGTGATAAATCCATGGCTCTTCGCCTGGCAAATGAATTATCTGATGCGGCTGAAAACAAAGGCGCTGCTGTTAAGAAACGTGAAGACGTTCACCGTATGGCAGATGCAAACAAGGCGTTCGCACACTACCGTTGGTAA
- the tusB gene encoding sulfurtransferase complex subunit TusB, translating to MLYTYSVSIYQSDLEAFLSLLTKEDDVLLIQDGVLAVLEDNPLLKHCLQQQISVYALIDDVLARGLKHQVSHHIKLINYSDFVDLTVKHPQQIHWGA from the coding sequence ATGTTGTATACTTATTCTGTCTCTATTTATCAAAGTGATTTAGAGGCTTTTTTATCTTTATTGACAAAAGAAGATGATGTTTTGTTAATACAAGATGGTGTACTGGCAGTCCTTGAAGACAATCCCTTATTAAAACATTGTCTTCAACAGCAAATTTCAGTTTACGCATTAATTGATGATGTTTTGGCAAGAGGCTTAAAACATCAAGTATCTCATCATATTAAACTCATCAATTATAGTGATTTTGTCGATTTAACGGTAAAACACCCCCAACAAATTCATTGGGGAGCGTAG